In Kordiimonas sp. SCSIO 12610, the sequence GTGTTCAGGGGCGATACCAAAAAAACATTATGGGCTGGGTGGGCCATCAAGGGAGCGGAAAAATCTGTTTTCTATAGTGGTGATACCGCCATGCATGACGGGTTTGTGGATATCGGCGAACGGCTTGGGCCTTTTGATGTTTCGATCATTGAAGCAGGGGCCTATAACCCATTGTGGCGCGACAATCATTTAGGGCCCGAGCAGGCAATCATTGCGAATAAACTGGTTGGGGGCAAGGTGATGATCCCTGTGCATTGGGGCATGTTTGACCTTGCCTTCCATAGTTGGACAGAACCGATTGAGCGGGTCATCGAGGCCGCAGATAAAACGGGCACGGAAATCTATATTCCTAAAATCGGTGGTTCCTTTGTGCCGAGTTCTTCGGATGACCCTGAAAAGCGGTGGGAACAATGGTGGCCTGATACTGAATGGAAGAATGCAGACACTTATCCCGTTTGGTCAACAAAGGTTGATCATCTGATCGGTACATCAGCGGTTAAGCAATAATTTTATACATCCAACGAAAGCTTTATTTTCAGATGAATATAGGGCGTGGTAGGATAGGTTATGCTTAGAAGTCTGTTTTTTATTGCCATATTCTTTTTGCTCAATTCAATGCCGTTTTCTGTAAACGCGGATACTGAGCTTTTGGTTCGCTCTAGCGCCCATCGTCCTTTTGCTGGTGTCAGTCTTTCAATGGATGGAGATTTTCTTTCTGCACTGGTTGCAGAAGGCGAGGAACAAAGGGTTTATGTCTGGTCAACGTCACATCCTATTTTTGAGGAAGCAAAGGATGCTGAAAATGGTTTAGTTGAGGCGCTCCCCTATGTCAGGAGCGAAATAAACTGGCTAACATGGGTCGGTAACGGGCATTTACTCCTGTCTTTAAAGGAAAAGGGTTTGGTGCTCTATAATGCGCGCGAGCAACGCCTAAGGCCGCTTATTGATCCCCTTATCGGCGGGGGGCCAAGGCCTGATGAGCTACTCCCGGTTTTACTAAGCGCGATACCGGATGACCCCTCCAGAATTCTGATGCAGTGGGAGGACCCAACTGTTGAGGGGTACCCAGCCGTTTATGAAGTGAATGTGGATGACGGTACTTCCCGAAAAATCATTGGCGCATGGAGGCCGATAATCCGCTGGTGGGCAGCACCTAATGGACGAGTGCTGGCGGGGGAAGGGTACCGTGCCAGGCGACATCAGGTTTATGTGAGCGATAGCGAGGGCGGCTGGCGTAAAATCCATGAGAATGATGTTTTTAAGGACCCATCCTACATAATGTTGAGTGTGGATGCACAGCAAAACAGAGCGGTTGTTATCTCAAATGAAGGTGAGGACAAACGTGCCCTTTGGTATGCAGATTTGGAGACTGGCCGACTTTTGGAAAAGCTTGCTGCCAATGATACCTATGACATTGAAGGCGCTGTTTTTGATGGGTATGGGCGCAAAGTGATTGCTGCTACATATTCTGATCTTCAAAATGAACAAATCTTTCTGGATGAAGAATTTAAGACGTCACATGATACAATTTTAAAGCAGCTGCAAAGGCGCCCGGTTGATGATACCGCAAGCCTATGGTTTGTTGGCGGCTATACGGGCCACAATAAGGGCTTGTTCCAGCTAAGAAGTGAGCGGCATCCACGAAGGTACTTTCTGCATGATACGGAAAGCGATGCTTTAACCCCAATTGACGGGATGGGGGTTGAAGGCAGCGTTTATGACGATTTTCACCGCACAACCGCGGTTTCTATCCCGATTTCACGCAAGGCAGAAATGCAGGGTGTTCTTAGTGTGCCAAAGGACCAAAAGGGGAAACTCAAGCTCTCTGGTAAGGGGGTTTTACTGATCCACGGTGGGCCTGTTCGGCGGTCGCGGCAACAATATAATGCCTTGTTAAATCTCTTAACCTCAAATGGCTATGTGGTTCTGCAACCGAATTTTCGGGGGTCCAGTGGTTTTGGCGAAAAATGGCGCAAGGCCGGATACCGCGAATGGGGCGATGATATGCAGGATGATATCACAAGCGCCGCCAAATGGTTGATCCGCGAAGGGTATGTTGAAAAGGACCAATTGTGCGCTATCGGTGGTTCTTATGGCGGTTATGCGTCCCTGATGGGTGTGATTACAGAACGCAAATTGTTTCAATGTGCGGTTAGTCTTAATGGGGTCACATCGATCCCGCATCTGGTGAATTACCTGTCTGGTCGTAGGTTTTCGCTTTTAACCACGCCGCGTATCCAGGGAGGGTTATCGCAGCGTATCATGAGAGGCAGGTCGCCGCTCTATCTGGCGAACCGCTTGAAGAGACCAGTTTTATTGTTGCATGCCACCAATGATGCCAACGTGCCGTTTGAGCACGGTCAATTGATGGCGGCTGTTTTAAAACAGAATCGAAGTGATTATGAATTTATCGTCCTTCCGGGGGCGGAGCATCAATTAAGACACCCACGATTTCGCAAAACCTATTATGAAAACGCCCTTCGGTTTCTTGAGCAGAATATCGGGAAAACGCCCGAATAGGCCCTGAAAATCAAGGCAGGATGCGTTCTATGGCCTCCGGCATCTGTCTTGTGAACAAATCTGTTAGGCTATTTTTACTTTGCTGATCAGGATATCTATGCTTTGTTAACCGCTTAATTGGTGTGTTAATGCACCGGAAGTTTTAAAGGGGGCGTTTTAAGGGATGTGGGCCCTTAAAACAGAGAGTTAAGGAATTTGAACGCTATCCAGCATCAAGGCTGTTTGATAGCGGGATAAAACAGTCAACAAGGGGTATATATGACCGACACAGTTACCGATGATATGCGCGAAGGATCACAGGAGCGCGAACTTTTGGGCCATCCAATCGGCCTATCAATTTGTTTCCTTACCGAAATGTGGGAAAGGTTTTCCTTCTACGGTATGAGAACAATTCTGGTTCTCTATCTGGTGAAATATCATTTATTCAGTACTGAAAAAGCAAGCCTGATATACGGTGCCTATGCGGGGCTTGTTTATATGATGCCGATTATCGGTGGGTACCTTGCCGATAAATATTTGGGTAGCCGCAAAGCGGTAACCTACGGCGCTATTCTATTGGTTGCAGGGCACGGCCTAATGGCTTTCCATGGCCCTCAAGCCTATATGGACGGCGATACAGTTGTTCGTAGCGACTTTTATCTCAATATCTTCTTCCTGGCTCTCGCCTTAATCATTGCGGGTGTTGGGTTCCTTAAAGCTAATATTTCAACGATTGTTGGTGCACTATATGGCCCGAAAGACCCTCGCCGTGACGGTGGTTTCTCCATCTTCTACATGGGGATTAATATGGGTTCAGTACTCTCAACAATCATTGTTGGGTATGTCGGCGAAGTCCATGGCTGGAACTATGGTTTTGGCCTCGCTGGTATTGGTATGCTTTTCGGCCTGTTGGTGTTCCTATATGGTCAAAAATTCCTTGATGGCCGCGCCGAGCCCCCAGCACCAGAGGTGCTGAAAGAGACTGCATTTGCAGGCATCAACAAGGAAAATATGATTTACCTTGGTGGTATCCTGATGGTTATCGTTAGCTGGTTTATGATGCAGTATCAGGAACTGGTGACTGGGTTAGTGCTTTTGGTTGGTGCCATTATGGTTGGTATCATCGTTGTTTACGGCTTGAATAAATGTGAAAAAGAAGCACGTGGAAAGCTTTTTGTTGCACTGACATTGATCATTGTTCAGACGGTGTTTTGGGCCTTATTTGAGCAACAGGCGGCCAGTTTAACACTGTTAGCAGATCAACAGTTTGATCTTAATATTCTTGGTCTGTTTACTATTCAGGCATCACAGGTTCAATCGATGAACCCAGGCTTTATTATCCTGTTTGCGCCCGTTATGGCATGGCTTTGGGTTGCTCTATCCAAGAAGGGTATTGAACCATCAACACCAGCAAAATTTGGTATTTCAATGCTCTTGATCGGCCTTGGCTATGTTGTCTTTGCTTGGGGCATGTCGCTTGATGAAAGCACAACAAAAAGCTTCATGTGGCTTGTGTTTATCTATTTTGCTTTCACGATGGCAGAGCTTTGCCTAAGCCCTGTTGGTCTCTCAATGGTAACGAAACTAAGCACTACGCATATCGTTGGTATGATGATGGGAACATGGTTCCTGTTTACGGCTCTTGGTAACAACCTTGCTGGTGTGATTAGTGCCTTAACAGGTAGCGGTGGCCACGGTGCTGACTCTGGTCAGTTAGATATCGTTGCAACAATATCTGTTTATCATACGATCGGGGTCGTCAGTATTGTTGTGGCGGTGGCGATTTTTGCCCTGACACCACTCATGAAAAAACATATGCACGGCGTTCACTAGAAACCTTGCACAGTTTGAAATTGGAAGGCGGGTCCTTGTGGCCCGCTTTTTTTTATGGCTGAACTCTTTGTTATCATGAACTTTGAACTGTGTTGGCGCGGATTTATCGCTTGTCACGCGCGCGCATGCTTGCGACACTGATTATATGATTTGAGTATTGATTAGGGAGCATGGAAATATGGCGCACGGATTTGGGAAAAACACAACGGCAGATCAGGTGCTTTCGGGCAAGGATTTATCCGGCAAAACCATGATTGTCACGGGTGCCAACACCGGGATCGGTTTTGAGGCGGCCCGGTCATTTGCCCTCAAGGGCGCGCATGTTATTTTTGCTTGCCGGAATATGGAAATAGGTAAGGACGCAATCACGCGTGTGAAGGCGGAATTTGCTGACGCAAAAGGGGACGCTATGCCGCTTGATCTCGCCTCCTTTGAAAGCATTCGTGCGTTCGCAAGTAACCTGAAGGCACCAAAAATTGACGCGCTCATCTGCAACGCGGGTGTGATCCATAATGATTACCGTGAAACCGAGGATGGTTTTGAAATGACGGTTGGCGTTTGCCATGTCGGGCATTTTCTGTTGACCAGCCTGTTGATGCCAAAGCTGAAAACGGCGGCTTTGGGCGAGGGCACGCGCGTTATCATGGTCGCGAGCGAAAGCCACAGGCAACCCGCAAAACTCAATTTCGATAAATTCCCGCTCTCTAAAGATAATTATGCTTTCATGACCGCTTATGGGCAGGCAAAATTATGCAATGTGCTTTTCGCGAACGAGCTTAATCACCGCTATGCGGGCGAGGGAATCACCGCTTGTTCGTTGCATCCGGGCACGATGATCACAACTGGGATCGCGCGCAACACCATGATCGGTACCATTGCGATGAAACTATTATCGCCGTTTACAAAAAACCCGGAGCAGGGTGCTGCCACAACCGTTTACTGTGCAGCTTATGCAGATATGGGCGACATTGGTGGTGTCTATTTCTCGGATTGTAAACCAAAGAAAATGACCAAAGAGGCCGCAAGCCCAGACACAGCAAAGCGCCTTTGGGATATGAGCGAAGAATGGTGCGGCGAATTTGGGGCGAGTTAAATGTCAATTGAGATCGAGGGGGCTATGCTTGATGAAATACTCAAATGGCCCGAGGAAATCTATGATGCTTTGGTTTTAATTGATCGCCCTATCGTTGTCAAAGTTGGTACTGCTGAGGTGTTAGGTCAATTTGTGATCGAATCAAATTCGTTAGTAATAGAGTTGGCGCAAATAGATGGTGGCGGGGAGGGTGTTTTGCCAGCCATAAACCGTATTGCACGCCGAATAGCCGGATTGAAGAAAGTTGATTATATTGATTGCATCGTGCACGCTGTAAATTGTGTGGACCCGAATCTTAAACTACGAAGTCATTTGCTAAAAACAGGCTTTCAAATTCGCGATCTTCCTCATAAAGGTGAGGCGTATTTCAAGAGGATTACTTTATAAACATACAGACCTAATGGTTAAAATTGTTTCGGTTTAATTTTTCTGGTCTGATTCTCCCTCGTGACATTTCTTACCTTGATTGTTAGTCTCTTTTTGAAGATCGGGTGGGATGAGGCATAGATTGCCTTTACCGATCTAGAATGGGGCATAACTGGGAGGTCATTTCATGACAATTTTCAAAAAGCCGCGCGGGCGATTGGCCGTGTCGGTACTGGCTGCGAGCATGCTCGCGGCAGGCATTACAGGTAGCGCAGGCGCTCAAAAGCGCGAGCTGGTTACCATTAACAAAGATCCATTTCCATCGAGCTACACACGGCTTGAGAGCGTTCCAACGCTGATTACAAACGCAACCGTTCTGGACGGCAAGGGCGGCCTCATGGAAGGCGCTGACGTTCTGATGCAGGACGGTAAAATTAAACGCGTTGGTAAAAACCTTAAGGCACCCCGCGGTGCTCGCACGATTGATGGTACTGGTAAGTGGGTAACGCCGGGGATCATTGATGTGCACAGCCATTTGGGTGTGTACCCAAGCCCGGGCACACAGTCTCATGCGGACGGTAATGAAATCGGCGAACCTGTAACCGCTGATGTGTGGGTCGAGCACTCAAACTGGCCGCAGGATCCGGGCTTTGTGCGCGCGGCAGCGGGTGGTGTCACCGCGCTTCAGCTTTTGCCGGGGTCTGCGAACCTTGTGGGTGGTCGCTCGGTAACGCTGAAGAACGTACCGGGCCGCGTGGCGCAGGATATGAAGTTCCCGGGCGCACCCTACGGTGCCAAGATGGCGTGCGGCGAAAACCCAAAGCGGGTTTATGGAACAGGTGAAAACAACCCAACGCTTCACCGCCCTTACACCCGTATGGGGAACGTAGCGGGATACCGTCAGGCGTTCGCGGACGCACAGGCCTACCAGCGCGAATGGGATAAATATGAGCGCGATTTCAAGGCAGGCAAAGATGTGTTGCCACCAAAGCGTGATATTAACCTTGAAACAATGGCGGGTATCCTTGCGGGTGATATTCTGGTGCATATGCACTGTTACCGTGCGGACGACATGGGCACCATGTTAGACGTGATGAAGGAATTTAATTACCAGATCACAAGCTTCCAGCATGCGACCGAGAGCTATAAAATCGCAGATAAGCTTGCTGAAAACAATGTGTGTTCGGCGATGTGGGCTGACTGGTGGGGCTTTAAGATGGAGGCCTATGACGGTATCCGTGAAAACATCCCATTTGTCCACAAGGCTGGTGCCTGTGCGATCGTGCATTCAGATAGTGAAGAAGGCATCCAGCGCTTGAACCAGGAGGCTGCGAAAGCGCTCGCGGACGGACGCAAGGTTGGTCTGGATATCTCAAAGGCCGAAGCATGGACATGGCTGTCGCTAAACCCTGCGAAATCGCTTGGTATCGATAAAATGACCGGCACGCTTGAGAAGGGCAAGGACGCGGATGTTGTCCTTTGGGACGGTGATCCGTTCAGTGTGTACACAAGTGCAGAGGTCACATTTGTTGACGGTGCACCAGTTTATGACCGCACGAACCCGGACTTTAACCCAGTGATGGACTTTGAGCTTGGTCAACCGGGTGAAGGAGACGTGGAATGAGTATCCTGAAAACATTGAAAGGTGCCTCTGTTGCCGTTGCAATTGCAGGTGCTTCACTCTCTGGTGTGTTTGCCGAGGATATCGCCATCACAGGCGGTACGGCCTTCACGAAGGGCGGCAAAGGCAAGGTTGAAAATGCAACTATTCTTGTCGCTGATGGTAAGATTACGTCGGTTACGGCGGGCGGTGATGTGCCATCCGGTTACCGTGTTATTGACGCATCCGGTCAGTGGGTTACTGTTGGCCTGATGGCTACAGGCACCACGCTTGGCCTTACGGAAGTACCATTATCGGGTAGTTTGAATGACGCGACAGCAGGTAGTGCCAAAAACACTATCGGCCTAGATGTTACCTATGCAATTGATCCATCAAGCACGCTCATACCAGTAACGCGGATTGAAGGGATTACCCGCGCGGTAACTGGCCTGACAAACACCAAGGATTATTGGCTTGGTCAAGGTGCTGTTATTCACCTTGGTAACGGGTTTGATCTTGTTGAAAAACAGGGTGCCTATATCGGCCTTCAGATTAGCGAAGGGGCAGCCAGCAAAGCAGGTGGTAGCCGCGCAGCCTTATGGCAGGAAATCTATGCCAAGCTTGAGGACGCACGTCCTGAGCCGGAAGCGGATGCTAAAGGTGATGAAAAGGCCGAAAAGAAAGATGGCAAAAAGAAAAAACCATCTGCTGAGGCCAAGGCCCTAAAGCGCCTGTTCGACGGTAAAACCAGCCTTATGGTAACGGCGAACCGCGCCGCTGATATTTTGCAGGTTATTCGCCTGAAGAAGCATTTTGGTTTCAATGTTATCCTGAACGAGGGTGTTGAGGCATGGCGTGTCGCGGACGAGCTTGCGAAAGCCGATATTCCTGTTGTTCTTGATGCACTGGAATCACTACCGCAGAGTTTCGAGACACTTGGTGCCACGCAAACCAATGCTGGTCGCCTTGCAAAGGCGGGTGTGACGATCGCGATCACAGGCAAAGGCAGCCATAATGCACGCTTGATGCCGCAGAATGCTGGCAACGCGGTATCAAATGGCCTGTCATGGGAAGCTGCGATGGATGCGATGACTGTGGGCCCCGCTGAAATCTTTGGCCTGTCGGATAGCTATGGCACGCTGGAAGCAGGTAAGGACGCTGATATCGTCGTTTGGGACGGTGATCCGATTGAGGTCATGACAAGCCCAACAGCGGTATTGATCAAAGGCGATCAGATCGAGCTTGTTAGTCGTCAGACAAGGCTTCGGGATCGTTATCTTGACCTAACGCGCTCGCCGCAGTTCAAGAAATAGGTACACGATAAATAGCCATGAAAAGCCGGGTTTTATCCGGCTTTTTGTTATTCTGAGAATACGTTCCAATTTATTTCTGACGTCAATGATTTTACTATTGCAGTATCTAGTGGATTATAACCCCAGACTCGACGGTCTTTATTTTCGCGGCCATCTTTGGGAAGCCACTCGCCGCGAAACATTGTTTCCATGAGAGTGCTTTTTGCTGCCCATTCACGTTTTTGTTCCAGTGACTTAATAAAACTGAGATTTTTGTTTGGTGCTTTTTCATTCTCAATGAATTGTTTTTTGATGAGTTCATCAATATCATCGGGCCGACTGGAAACGCATTTCTTCACAAAAGAGGCAAACAGTTTCTTCTCATTATCTACTAAGTGAATATGATCTTCTATAGCTTTAGATAAATTTTCACGCTCTAAATCCGAAAAAAGCCCATCATTCACGCTCGCCCGAAGTTGATCAGGGTTAGTGAAATACTTATAATTTAGACTTCGTGCACCACTGGTCCACATGTACCTGTCAATTTTTGTATTCCAACAATATTGGCTTTCCTGAGTTTTCTTGCAGTATCCATTGAGACTAAAAGCATCGAGCACGCGCAGTAGAGTGTCTGGTGCTATGAATGTATCTCTTGAGGTAATGGGCGTTTGATAGAAATCAACGAAATCGAAAAAACAGTCTATTGCAAAAAAATAATCAATATCTCTAAGATTTTTGAGCCGTAGTGCCCTAGATGTCATTTCATCGAGTGACAATACAATAACCCCAGTATTATGGTCGTTCTCTAAATCAGGATATTCTATTGCATCTATATCTTCTAACAGAAAACAAGACATTTCCCAAGGTGATTCACCACACCATACACGCCCCTGATCGTTCCTATCATGTGCCAATTTGATAAAATATTCACCGACAAGGCGAGTGATTTCTGCGTATAGGGTTTGTTGATTTTGTGTAAGTGCCATAAAAGCGCCCCCGGACTTTATTCATTAACTATTGGTGTAATAATGATTTGGATGAGCAAGATATAGTCAATTTACTAGATCAAGTCTTCCACCGAGCGGCTTTTTGGGAAAATCACGGAGGCACGGGTGCCCGTATTTGGGGCGCTTTCAATTTCAAACTCAGCGCCGTGAAGTTTGCAAAGTTGATTAACAAGCGACAGGCCAAGGCCGGTTCCACCTGTTGTCTTCACATAAGAATTTTCAGCCTGCTCAAAGGGTTGCATCAGCCGATCAATTTGGCTTGGGTCCATCCCGAGGCCTGTATCAATTACGCAAAAGCGAATACCGCCAGCATCATCAAATTTGGCACTTAAGGTTACCGTTCCACCCCTTGATGTGAATTTAATCGCGTTGGAGAGAAGATTGATCAGGATTTGTTTGATCTTGATCTGATCACCCTTCAAATAAGGAAGGGCTTCATTGTGCAAAAGAATGAAATCCAGCCCCGCTTTGTCAGCAAGGGGGGACGCGTAAATTGTCATTTCCTCGATGATGGTATTAACGTCAATTATGCTTTCATCCAGGTCGGCTTTGCCGGCTTCGATTTTGGAGATGTCGAGAATATCATTGATCAGCGATAACAAATGATTACCCGCCTCTTCGATATTCTGGGCATAATCGTCAACAATATTGTCTGTCAGCTTAATGCCGCTTGAACTTTTAAGAAGCTGCGAAAAACCAATAACCGCATTCAGTGGGGTCCTGAGTTCATGGCTCATGTTAGCGACAAAGTTGGACTTTGCAGCGTTGGCCTGAACGGCGCTTTCACGTGCGTTTTCCGCTATTATTTTTGCCTGTGTCGCTTCTTCGGCGAGTTGTTTGAATTTTTCTTCGTTTTTCTGCGCCAATAACAGCTCGGTTTCGACCTCAGCATTCCTTCGCATGGTTTTGGCGAGTTGGTAAAAAATCCAGACAACAACCGTTTGTCCCATAAGGCCGGTCATAAGAACGATAACGCTTGGGTCGCTGAAACTACGTTCACCAAACACGAGCGCTAAAAGTACCGCGAGCGAGGCGTAAATGATGAAGTTTAACCCAATTTTCCTAATGAGACGGGACTCAGCACCAAAAATAACCGCCAGGTAAAAAATCGGTAGCCAGACAAACAGAATTTCAATGTTGGTATTCGGAACAAGCGCCGCTTCCATGAGGGAAGCAAAAATCATAATCCCCGCATATATTTTGAAGGTTATCTGTAATTTTGTCAGGCTTTTGGCGTCGCTGAAAATAAAGGCGACAGTCAGGCCAAATCCAATGACTGAATAAATGGGGACCAGATAATGTTGAAGCGGGGTCATGAACCCGTTGGTAAGGCCAAGGATATAATAGGCAACAACAGCAAGACAGCTCGCCGATGAGATGGCGATAGTGATCGGCTTTGATAAGCTGAATAGTCTTTTATACATAGGCTGAGTTTCTATCATTCATACATGAAGGTCATGTTGAAACCCATTATAGAATAGCTTCCTTAACCGCTGGTAAATATTCAAAAAATCGTAAGAAAAATCAGGGATTACAGTCTATAAATGCTGTCAATAATCTTATGCGATACTGGGATCAAAGTTTTTGATCTTGAAATTGAAATTTCCGACCTTATATGGTAAGAATAACAAAAGCCCAAAGAGGCTGAAGTAACTACACGACACATATAATTAAAATATATAAGCGAGGAACTTATGACTTTTATTCAGAAAATACGCCAGAAGTTTGCCGGAAATAGTGCAGCAACGATCGTGCGTGATGCACGCCCGCCTGTGAAAAAATTGCAGTATGGCCGCCGTAAAAACATGGTCGATTACCGCGACTTTTAAAAATTACGCTTATCTTCCTAGCCCTTGAATGTTGGCACCCACTGGGTGCCTGCTAACCCTGTTCTACGCGCTTTTTCATATCGCTTTCAATAAGCGTTTTGATCATTGGGCGGTTAAGCGTGCGCTTGCTGTAAGCCGTCAGGTTGTCATACCTTGAAAAATCAAGCTGTGCCTTACCGGCCAGGACAAAAAACCAAGTCAGGTAGGCATCTGCTGCTGAAAAGCGATCGCCAAGCAAATACTCATGGGTTTTTAGTTGTGTATCCAGAAATTTGAACCGTTCGGGCGCTAATGCGCGAATACGGTCTTTCACGGCGTCTGTAGCTTCGCTGTAAAAAACCACGCGGAAAATTTGTTTGTGCAGTTCGGTGGCGCAAAAGCCAAGCCAGCGCAGCATTTGAAAATACATAGGGTCATCGGGGGCAATTCTAAAATCGTCATTTTGGGACTGTGCCTGTATCCACGTAATACAGGCAGATGTTTCGGTC encodes:
- a CDS encoding prolyl oligopeptidase family serine peptidase, translating into MLRSLFFIAIFFLLNSMPFSVNADTELLVRSSAHRPFAGVSLSMDGDFLSALVAEGEEQRVYVWSTSHPIFEEAKDAENGLVEALPYVRSEINWLTWVGNGHLLLSLKEKGLVLYNAREQRLRPLIDPLIGGGPRPDELLPVLLSAIPDDPSRILMQWEDPTVEGYPAVYEVNVDDGTSRKIIGAWRPIIRWWAAPNGRVLAGEGYRARRHQVYVSDSEGGWRKIHENDVFKDPSYIMLSVDAQQNRAVVISNEGEDKRALWYADLETGRLLEKLAANDTYDIEGAVFDGYGRKVIAATYSDLQNEQIFLDEEFKTSHDTILKQLQRRPVDDTASLWFVGGYTGHNKGLFQLRSERHPRRYFLHDTESDALTPIDGMGVEGSVYDDFHRTTAVSIPISRKAEMQGVLSVPKDQKGKLKLSGKGVLLIHGGPVRRSRQQYNALLNLLTSNGYVVLQPNFRGSSGFGEKWRKAGYREWGDDMQDDITSAAKWLIREGYVEKDQLCAIGGSYGGYASLMGVITERKLFQCAVSLNGVTSIPHLVNYLSGRRFSLLTTPRIQGGLSQRIMRGRSPLYLANRLKRPVLLLHATNDANVPFEHGQLMAAVLKQNRSDYEFIVLPGAEHQLRHPRFRKTYYENALRFLEQNIGKTPE
- a CDS encoding peptide MFS transporter, encoding MTDTVTDDMREGSQERELLGHPIGLSICFLTEMWERFSFYGMRTILVLYLVKYHLFSTEKASLIYGAYAGLVYMMPIIGGYLADKYLGSRKAVTYGAILLVAGHGLMAFHGPQAYMDGDTVVRSDFYLNIFFLALALIIAGVGFLKANISTIVGALYGPKDPRRDGGFSIFYMGINMGSVLSTIIVGYVGEVHGWNYGFGLAGIGMLFGLLVFLYGQKFLDGRAEPPAPEVLKETAFAGINKENMIYLGGILMVIVSWFMMQYQELVTGLVLLVGAIMVGIIVVYGLNKCEKEARGKLFVALTLIIVQTVFWALFEQQAASLTLLADQQFDLNILGLFTIQASQVQSMNPGFIILFAPVMAWLWVALSKKGIEPSTPAKFGISMLLIGLGYVVFAWGMSLDESTTKSFMWLVFIYFAFTMAELCLSPVGLSMVTKLSTTHIVGMMMGTWFLFTALGNNLAGVISALTGSGGHGADSGQLDIVATISVYHTIGVVSIVVAVAIFALTPLMKKHMHGVH
- a CDS encoding SDR family NAD(P)-dependent oxidoreductase, whose protein sequence is MAHGFGKNTTADQVLSGKDLSGKTMIVTGANTGIGFEAARSFALKGAHVIFACRNMEIGKDAITRVKAEFADAKGDAMPLDLASFESIRAFASNLKAPKIDALICNAGVIHNDYRETEDGFEMTVGVCHVGHFLLTSLLMPKLKTAALGEGTRVIMVASESHRQPAKLNFDKFPLSKDNYAFMTAYGQAKLCNVLFANELNHRYAGEGITACSLHPGTMITTGIARNTMIGTIAMKLLSPFTKNPEQGAATTVYCAAYADMGDIGGVYFSDCKPKKMTKEAASPDTAKRLWDMSEEWCGEFGAS
- a CDS encoding amidohydrolase codes for the protein MLAAGITGSAGAQKRELVTINKDPFPSSYTRLESVPTLITNATVLDGKGGLMEGADVLMQDGKIKRVGKNLKAPRGARTIDGTGKWVTPGIIDVHSHLGVYPSPGTQSHADGNEIGEPVTADVWVEHSNWPQDPGFVRAAAGGVTALQLLPGSANLVGGRSVTLKNVPGRVAQDMKFPGAPYGAKMACGENPKRVYGTGENNPTLHRPYTRMGNVAGYRQAFADAQAYQREWDKYERDFKAGKDVLPPKRDINLETMAGILAGDILVHMHCYRADDMGTMLDVMKEFNYQITSFQHATESYKIADKLAENNVCSAMWADWWGFKMEAYDGIRENIPFVHKAGACAIVHSDSEEGIQRLNQEAAKALADGRKVGLDISKAEAWTWLSLNPAKSLGIDKMTGTLEKGKDADVVLWDGDPFSVYTSAEVTFVDGAPVYDRTNPDFNPVMDFELGQPGEGDVE
- a CDS encoding amidohydrolase family protein, whose amino-acid sequence is MSILKTLKGASVAVAIAGASLSGVFAEDIAITGGTAFTKGGKGKVENATILVADGKITSVTAGGDVPSGYRVIDASGQWVTVGLMATGTTLGLTEVPLSGSLNDATAGSAKNTIGLDVTYAIDPSSTLIPVTRIEGITRAVTGLTNTKDYWLGQGAVIHLGNGFDLVEKQGAYIGLQISEGAASKAGGSRAALWQEIYAKLEDARPEPEADAKGDEKAEKKDGKKKKPSAEAKALKRLFDGKTSLMVTANRAADILQVIRLKKHFGFNVILNEGVEAWRVADELAKADIPVVLDALESLPQSFETLGATQTNAGRLAKAGVTIAITGKGSHNARLMPQNAGNAVSNGLSWEAAMDAMTVGPAEIFGLSDSYGTLEAGKDADIVVWDGDPIEVMTSPTAVLIKGDQIELVSRQTRLRDRYLDLTRSPQFKK
- a CDS encoding HAMP domain-containing sensor histidine kinase: MYKRLFSLSKPITIAISSASCLAVVAYYILGLTNGFMTPLQHYLVPIYSVIGFGLTVAFIFSDAKSLTKLQITFKIYAGIMIFASLMEAALVPNTNIEILFVWLPIFYLAVIFGAESRLIRKIGLNFIIYASLAVLLALVFGERSFSDPSVIVLMTGLMGQTVVVWIFYQLAKTMRRNAEVETELLLAQKNEEKFKQLAEEATQAKIIAENARESAVQANAAKSNFVANMSHELRTPLNAVIGFSQLLKSSSGIKLTDNIVDDYAQNIEEAGNHLLSLINDILDISKIEAGKADLDESIIDVNTIIEEMTIYASPLADKAGLDFILLHNEALPYLKGDQIKIKQILINLLSNAIKFTSRGGTVTLSAKFDDAGGIRFCVIDTGLGMDPSQIDRLMQPFEQAENSYVKTTGGTGLGLSLVNQLCKLHGAEFEIESAPNTGTRASVIFPKSRSVEDLI
- a CDS encoding glutathione binding-like protein, with translation MPATLFHAPLTCSLAARFAAAEGGVGLDIEYLNLSTKALDKGGSLYDINPLGQVSTLKLENGDLLTETSACITWIQAQSQNDDFRIAPDDPMYFQMLRWLGFCATELHKQIFRVVFYSEATDAVKDRIRALAPERFKFLDTQLKTHEYLLGDRFSAADAYLTWFFVLAGKAQLDFSRYDNLTAYSKRTLNRPMIKTLIESDMKKRVEQG